A stretch of Bradyrhizobium sp. AZCC 2262 DNA encodes these proteins:
- a CDS encoding helix-turn-helix domain-containing protein produces the protein MSNLTPFGITCRKLRLDKGLRLMDVARKLNCSSAFISAIETGRKPIPDAYMLSVARAMDLSPAEIRELRGACDRTRKEVLVETLPEEQRELVAAFARRLDHVPKHVMAELKKAVLKSIAGEVPFRRSRRGMIVPPLSTKTIRGFSEQVRDAFVERNTIEFPIMDVLEFRMARIFEGFYIDPRDAEFMGDDEGRVTAGSNCILLREDVYEGAWSGNRRDRFTACHELGHFLMHRTITMARARQDSDKIFCDAEWQADTFAGSLMMSPRHLPLFSNAAEAAEACKMTGYAAEVMWSKYEAEGKFPQPTDQMAMF, from the coding sequence ATGAGCAACCTTACCCCGTTTGGAATCACCTGCCGGAAGCTCCGGCTGGATAAGGGGCTGCGGCTGATGGACGTAGCTCGCAAGCTCAATTGTAGTTCGGCTTTCATTTCCGCTATCGAGACCGGGCGGAAGCCCATTCCAGACGCCTACATGCTATCGGTCGCCAGAGCGATGGACCTCTCGCCGGCAGAAATACGAGAGTTGCGTGGGGCATGCGACCGGACCCGTAAGGAAGTGTTGGTCGAGACGTTGCCGGAAGAGCAGCGCGAATTGGTGGCTGCGTTCGCCCGCAGACTCGATCACGTGCCCAAGCATGTGATGGCCGAGCTCAAGAAGGCCGTGCTGAAGTCGATCGCGGGAGAAGTGCCGTTTCGCCGGTCGCGGAGGGGAATGATCGTCCCGCCGCTTTCCACAAAAACTATTCGCGGCTTCTCCGAGCAGGTCCGTGATGCCTTCGTTGAAAGAAACACCATCGAATTCCCCATCATGGACGTCTTGGAATTTCGGATGGCAAGAATTTTCGAGGGCTTCTACATCGATCCCAGAGACGCAGAGTTCATGGGCGATGACGAGGGAAGAGTGACTGCAGGCAGCAACTGCATCCTGTTGCGTGAAGATGTCTACGAAGGTGCTTGGTCAGGCAATCGCAGGGATCGGTTTACGGCCTGCCACGAGCTCGGTCATTTCTTGATGCATCGGACGATCACCATGGCCCGCGCCCGTCAGGACAGCGACAAGATTTTCTGCGACGCCGAGTGGCAGGCAGACACGTTTGCCGGATCGCTGATGATGTCGCCGCGCCACCTGCCGTTGTTCTCGAACGCGGCGGAGGCGGCGGAAGCCTGCAAGATGACCGGCTACGCGGCCGAGGTCATGTGGAGCAAGTACGAGGCGGAGGGAAAATTCCCTCAGCCGACCGACCAGATGGCGATGTTCTAG
- a CDS encoding ABC transporter substrate-binding protein — translation MRMQNRLGAAILAVVLLGAGAVPATAQKSADTLRIVMRDALPNIDPYYNNLRTGVVMHHQGWDALVYRNPDTFKLEPLLATEWKLPDPTTIEFTLRPGVKFHDGSPFTADDVVYTINLIADPASRLSTPANYNWLDKAEKTGDLSVRVTLKRPNPAALEYFALVIPIYPKAYREKVGAEGYAKAPVGAGPYKMTKVEPGVSIDFERFEDYWAGSPKGKPAIKKMSVRFVPDATTEMTELLAGRADWIWNMNPDQLEPVNRMPHLQAVRKESMRVGYLSLDAAGRTGADNPLTKQKVRQAIWHAIDRKAIADKLVTGGSRVPAAPCFPSQFGCDAEIAVPYDYDPAKAKQLLTEAGYPDGFDVELASYVLPQWGSAVQNYLHAVGIRAKLNQLQTAALIQRAKAGELRMYLGSWGSFSINDVSAFLPNFFDGGADDYARDPDVQKGLLQGGSTINPEVRKEAYSAVIKKITEQAYWAPLHTYVTTYGYSRQLDFTPYQDELPRFYLAKWK, via the coding sequence ATGCGTATGCAAAACAGGCTCGGCGCGGCAATTCTGGCGGTGGTGCTGCTCGGCGCCGGTGCGGTACCCGCGACAGCCCAGAAATCCGCCGACACGTTGCGGATCGTGATGCGCGATGCGCTGCCCAACATCGATCCCTATTACAACAATTTGCGCACCGGCGTGGTGATGCACCATCAGGGCTGGGACGCGCTGGTCTACCGCAATCCGGATACGTTCAAGCTCGAGCCGTTGCTCGCCACCGAGTGGAAGCTGCCGGATCCGACCACCATCGAGTTCACGCTGCGCCCGGGCGTAAAATTCCACGACGGCAGCCCGTTCACTGCGGACGACGTCGTCTACACCATCAACCTGATCGCCGATCCGGCGAGCCGGCTGTCGACGCCGGCGAACTACAACTGGCTCGACAAGGCCGAGAAGACCGGCGACCTCTCGGTGCGCGTCACGCTGAAGCGGCCGAACCCCGCGGCGCTGGAATATTTCGCGCTCGTGATTCCGATCTATCCCAAGGCCTATCGCGAGAAGGTCGGGGCCGAAGGCTACGCCAAGGCGCCGGTCGGCGCGGGTCCCTACAAGATGACCAAGGTCGAACCCGGCGTCTCCATCGACTTCGAGCGGTTCGAGGATTACTGGGCCGGCAGCCCGAAGGGAAAGCCTGCAATCAAGAAGATGAGCGTGCGCTTCGTGCCTGACGCCACGACCGAGATGACAGAATTGCTCGCCGGCCGCGCCGACTGGATCTGGAACATGAATCCGGACCAACTCGAGCCCGTGAACCGGATGCCGCATCTGCAGGCGGTGCGGAAAGAATCGATGCGGGTCGGCTATCTCTCGCTCGATGCGGCCGGCCGCACCGGCGCCGACAATCCCTTGACCAAGCAGAAGGTGCGTCAGGCGATCTGGCATGCGATCGATCGCAAGGCGATCGCCGACAAGCTTGTCACCGGTGGCAGCCGCGTTCCGGCAGCACCATGCTTCCCGTCGCAGTTCGGATGCGACGCCGAAATCGCCGTGCCTTACGACTACGATCCGGCGAAAGCGAAGCAGCTCCTCACTGAAGCCGGCTATCCCGATGGCTTCGATGTCGAGCTTGCCAGCTACGTGCTGCCGCAATGGGGCTCGGCGGTTCAGAACTACCTGCATGCGGTCGGCATCCGCGCCAAGCTCAACCAGCTCCAGACGGCGGCCCTGATCCAGCGCGCCAAGGCGGGTGAGCTGCGCATGTATCTCGGAAGCTGGGGCAGCTTTTCGATCAACGACGTCTCGGCGTTTCTGCCGAACTTCTTCGACGGCGGCGCCGACGACTATGCGCGCGATCCCGACGTGCAGAAAGGACTGCTCCAGGGCGGATCGACCATTAACCCGGAGGTGCGCAAGGAGGCCTATTCGGCGGTGATCAAGAAGATCACCGAGCAGGCCTACTGGGCGCCGCTGCACACCTATGTGACGACCTACGGTTACTCCAGGCAGCTCGATTTCACGCCGTATCAGGACGAACTGCCGCGGTTTTATCTGGCGAAGTGGAAATAA
- a CDS encoding PilZ domain-containing protein, with protein MVETRIAPRVRIMKAAKIEYGGDKYACTVRDISATGAALDFPDLIRIPDEFTLILPEDGLKLPCHVVWRSAYRVGVAFD; from the coding sequence ATGGTCGAAACCCGGATTGCACCACGTGTCCGTATCATGAAGGCCGCCAAAATCGAGTATGGCGGCGACAAGTATGCCTGTACCGTTCGCGATATTTCCGCCACGGGCGCGGCGCTGGATTTTCCGGACCTGATCCGTATTCCCGATGAATTCACGTTGATCCTCCCCGAGGACGGATTGAAGCTGCCCTGCCATGTCGTTTGGCGCAGCGCGTACAGGGTCGGCGTAGCATTCGACTAG
- a CDS encoding ABC transporter permease yields MLRLIARRLAIGVLVAFTVMTLAFLLTRLSGDLAVSIAGPSATQADVEIVRKAYGLDRPLYIQFFAWTGRAMVGDFGQSYFFKDSVANLIQKRLPITVTLGLVGLSLALVISIPLGILAALRENTWVDRGVTLFTMVGQAVPSFWLALILMIVLGLQLGILPISGTGTWQHFVMPGIVLAFTAIPALTRLTRSGMIEAMASDYIRTARAKGLSRARIIFKHALRNAAIPVVSIAAVQLGFMLGGSIVIETVFALHGVGYLGWESIAKNDFPVVQAVVLVLAVFYIGLTLLADILNALLDPRLRTG; encoded by the coding sequence ATGTTGCGTTTGATTGCCCGGCGTCTTGCCATCGGTGTGCTGGTCGCATTCACCGTGATGACGCTCGCATTCCTGCTGACGCGGCTGTCGGGCGATCTTGCGGTTTCGATCGCCGGCCCGTCGGCAACGCAGGCCGACGTCGAAATCGTGCGCAAGGCCTACGGCCTCGATCGCCCGCTCTATATCCAGTTCTTCGCCTGGACCGGCCGCGCCATGGTCGGCGATTTCGGCCAGAGCTATTTCTTCAAGGACAGCGTGGCCAACTTGATCCAGAAGCGCCTGCCGATCACGGTCACGCTCGGCCTGGTCGGCCTGAGCCTTGCGTTGGTCATCTCGATTCCACTCGGCATCCTGGCGGCGCTGCGCGAAAATACCTGGGTCGACCGCGGCGTCACCCTGTTCACGATGGTGGGGCAGGCGGTGCCAAGCTTCTGGCTGGCGCTGATCCTGATGATCGTGCTCGGCCTGCAGCTCGGCATCCTGCCGATCTCGGGCACCGGCACCTGGCAGCATTTCGTGATGCCGGGGATCGTGCTCGCCTTCACGGCGATCCCGGCGCTGACGCGGCTGACGCGCTCGGGGATGATCGAGGCGATGGCGTCCGACTATATCCGCACCGCGCGCGCCAAAGGCCTGTCGCGGGCGCGCATCATCTTCAAGCATGCGCTGCGCAACGCCGCCATTCCCGTCGTGTCGATCGCGGCGGTTCAGCTCGGCTTCATGCTGGGCGGCTCGATCGTCATCGAGACGGTGTTCGCGCTGCATGGCGTCGGCTACCTCGGCTGGGAGAGCATCGCCAAGAATGATTTTCCCGTCGTGCAGGCGGTGGTGCTGGTGCTCGCCGTGTTCTATATCGGCCTCACGCTACTGGCCGACATCCTCAATGCACTGCTTGATCCGAGGCTGCGCACGGGATGA
- a CDS encoding ABC transporter permease translates to MSEPIAILAPQPSSTGSSRIGTAGFAIGIAIVALVVAAAVVGNALVPQDPFIQDLGNRLKPPFWMEGSQAGHLLGTDQLGRDYLARLVYGARISLLIGIMTVITSGLIGITLGVLGGFFGGRVDDVVLFAITTRLSIPVVLVALAVVGLMGSGLGLVVATLGLLLWDRFAVVARATTMQVRNHDYVSAAWCAGASMPHILIKEILPNIASHLAVVATLEMALAILLEAALSFLGLGVPPPLPSWGLMIAEGKDYMFFSPWVIMIPGVALAVLVLGINLVGDGLRNLLGAERLR, encoded by the coding sequence ATGAGCGAGCCGATTGCCATTCTGGCGCCGCAGCCTTCGAGCACAGGTAGCTCGCGCATCGGCACCGCCGGCTTTGCGATCGGGATCGCCATCGTCGCGCTCGTCGTCGCAGCCGCCGTCGTCGGCAATGCGCTGGTGCCGCAGGACCCGTTCATTCAGGATCTCGGCAATCGATTGAAGCCACCGTTCTGGATGGAGGGCAGCCAGGCCGGGCACCTGCTCGGCACCGATCAGCTCGGGCGGGATTATCTGGCGCGGCTGGTCTATGGTGCGCGCATTTCATTACTGATCGGCATCATGACGGTCATCACGTCGGGCCTGATCGGCATCACGCTCGGCGTGCTCGGCGGTTTCTTCGGCGGCCGTGTCGACGATGTCGTGCTGTTCGCCATCACGACGCGTTTGTCGATCCCGGTCGTGCTGGTCGCGCTCGCGGTGGTCGGCCTGATGGGATCGGGCCTCGGGCTCGTCGTCGCGACCCTTGGACTGTTGTTATGGGACCGCTTCGCGGTGGTGGCGCGCGCCACCACCATGCAGGTCCGCAACCATGACTATGTCAGCGCGGCCTGGTGCGCCGGCGCTTCGATGCCGCATATCCTGATCAAGGAGATCCTGCCGAACATCGCGAGCCATCTCGCCGTGGTGGCAACGCTGGAGATGGCGCTCGCAATCCTGCTCGAAGCCGCGCTGTCGTTCCTTGGCCTCGGCGTGCCGCCGCCGCTGCCGTCCTGGGGGCTGATGATCGCCGAGGGCAAGGATTACATGTTCTTTTCACCCTGGGTGATCATGATCCCGGGCGTTGCGCTCGCTGTTCTGGTGCTCGGCATCAATCTGGTTGGCGACGGATTGCGTAATCTGCTCGGCGCGGAGCGGCTGCGATGA
- a CDS encoding ABC transporter ATP-binding protein: MTAAIEVENLRCEFRVHTGLMSAEKRVVAVDDVSFSVPAGSVLGVVGESGCGKSTLARLILGLLKPTAGAVLVDGKRLFDLDRKARARLIQPVFQDPFASLNPRRRIKDIVALPLAAQGTFSRTEIERRVAGILERVGLSAAMGERMPAQLSGGQRQRAAIARALVLEPRIVICDEPTSALDVSVQAQILNLLADLRRDLGLTYLFISHNLAVVEHVASEVAVMYLGRFVERNETDALFRSPRHPYTKALLESVLTPEPGKGVPDIGLGDVMPDPANIPPGCRFNPRCRIAVERCRHEAPTRMVRPPQGMVECHLA; encoded by the coding sequence ATGACCGCCGCGATCGAGGTCGAGAATCTGCGGTGTGAATTCCGCGTCCATACCGGCTTGATGTCGGCGGAAAAGCGCGTGGTCGCGGTCGACGATGTCAGCTTCAGCGTGCCGGCCGGCAGCGTGCTCGGCGTCGTCGGCGAATCCGGCTGCGGCAAATCCACGCTCGCGCGCCTGATCCTCGGATTGCTCAAGCCGACGGCGGGCGCCGTGCTGGTCGATGGCAAGCGCCTGTTCGACCTCGACCGCAAGGCGCGCGCCCGGCTGATCCAGCCCGTGTTCCAGGATCCGTTCGCCTCGCTCAATCCGCGCCGGCGCATCAAGGACATCGTCGCTTTGCCGCTGGCCGCGCAAGGGACCTTCTCGCGGACCGAGATCGAGCGCCGGGTCGCAGGCATTCTCGAGCGCGTCGGGCTGTCGGCCGCCATGGGCGAGCGCATGCCGGCGCAGCTTTCTGGCGGGCAGCGCCAGCGCGCGGCGATTGCGCGCGCGTTGGTGCTGGAGCCCAGGATCGTGATCTGCGACGAGCCGACCAGCGCGCTCGACGTCTCGGTGCAGGCGCAAATTCTCAATCTGCTCGCCGATCTGCGCCGCGACCTCGGGCTCACCTACCTCTTCATCAGCCACAATCTCGCGGTCGTGGAACATGTCGCGAGCGAAGTTGCGGTGATGTATCTCGGCCGTTTTGTCGAGCGCAACGAAACCGACGCGCTGTTTCGCAGCCCCCGGCATCCCTACACGAAGGCGCTACTGGAGAGCGTGCTGACGCCGGAGCCGGGCAAGGGCGTGCCTGATATCGGCCTCGGCGATGTCATGCCGGATCCGGCCAATATTCCGCCGGGCTGCCGGTTCAACCCGCGCTGCCGCATCGCGGTCGAACGCTGCCGCCATGAGGCACCAACGCGCATGGTCCGGCCGCCGCAGGGGATGGTAGAATGTCATCTGGCATAG
- a CDS encoding ABC transporter ATP-binding protein gives MSALLEVEELQVSFGGRTAAVRGASFRVEKGKTHCLVGESGCGKSVTALAVMSLLARGGQRSAKRMSFAGTDLTSLSDREMARLRGNRMAMIFQEPMTSLNPAFTIGSQMAEVLTRHKGGSRAAALDRAAELMGRVGITAPGMRLGQFPHQLSGGLRQRVMIAMALMCDPELLIADEPTTALDVTVQAQILRLLANLKRELGLSILLITHDLGIVARVADHVSVMYAGEVVERATTAELFRAPQHPYTRGLLSCVPVPGRVQRDRPLGSIPGVVPAIGPGFAGCAFRSRCAHADETCTRTIPRRQAGDAHDYLCRLAPDSAELQPA, from the coding sequence ATGAGCGCGCTGTTGGAGGTCGAGGAACTTCAGGTGAGTTTCGGCGGCCGTACCGCGGCGGTGCGCGGTGCCTCGTTCCGGGTCGAGAAGGGCAAGACCCATTGCCTGGTCGGCGAATCCGGCTGCGGCAAGTCGGTCACCGCGCTGGCGGTCATGAGCCTGCTCGCGCGCGGCGGCCAGCGTTCGGCGAAACGGATGAGCTTTGCCGGCACTGACCTCACGTCGCTGTCGGACCGCGAGATGGCGCGCCTGCGCGGCAATCGCATGGCGATGATCTTTCAGGAGCCGATGACCAGCCTCAATCCGGCGTTTACGATCGGCTCGCAGATGGCGGAAGTGCTGACGCGCCACAAGGGCGGCTCGCGCGCCGCGGCGCTGGACCGCGCCGCCGAACTGATGGGCCGCGTCGGAATCACCGCGCCGGGGATGCGGCTCGGCCAGTTCCCGCACCAGCTCTCGGGCGGCTTGCGCCAGCGCGTGATGATTGCGATGGCGCTAATGTGCGATCCCGAATTGCTGATCGCCGACGAGCCGACCACTGCGCTCGACGTCACCGTACAGGCGCAGATCCTGCGGCTGCTCGCCAACCTCAAGCGCGAACTCGGCCTCTCGATCCTGCTGATCACCCACGATCTCGGCATCGTCGCGCGCGTCGCCGACCATGTGTCTGTCATGTATGCCGGCGAGGTGGTCGAGCGTGCGACGACCGCGGAATTGTTCCGCGCGCCGCAGCATCCCTATACGCGCGGTCTCTTATCCTGCGTGCCGGTGCCGGGCCGCGTACAGCGCGACCGGCCGCTCGGCTCGATCCCCGGTGTTGTGCCGGCGATCGGCCCCGGCTTTGCCGGCTGCGCCTTCCGCTCGCGCTGTGCCCATGCCGACGAGACATGCACGCGCACGATTCCGCGGCGGCAGGCAGGCGATGCGCACGACTATCTTTGCCGGCTCGCGCCTGATAGTGCGGAGCTGCAACCCGCATGA
- a CDS encoding LLM class flavin-dependent oxidoreductase: MNRLRFGIFLAPFHKPGINPTLALRGDLELIQWLDRCGYDEAWLGEHHSAGTELSASPEIMIAAAAERTRHIKLGTGVISVSYHNPLWVAERIVLLDHLTQGRAMLGLGPGSLPTDGIMIGLQQSQTRGLLEDGMGIVTKLLTSDEPVTFKNDRWDLRDARLHLRPYSNPLFDVAVAAVASPTGAKLAGRHGAGMLSVGATTAAGFDALALHWDVLTTEAKAHGKTADRSKWRLVGLCHIAETKEQAYRDVEYGIEHWFRYFQQVAAFPQMAVAGNSVSEMIEFINGSGLGAIGTADACAAQIERLWQQSNGGFGAYLLLAHNWANPAATRRSYELIAREVMPQFQGHAQATLDAARRAKDVRENLAAAQAQAVEDARARYGAEVAKRGG; the protein is encoded by the coding sequence ATGAACCGCCTGCGCTTCGGTATCTTTCTTGCGCCCTTTCACAAACCCGGCATCAACCCGACGCTCGCGCTGCGAGGCGATCTCGAGCTGATCCAGTGGCTCGACCGCTGCGGCTATGATGAGGCCTGGCTCGGCGAGCACCATTCGGCTGGAACCGAGCTGTCGGCCTCACCCGAAATCATGATCGCCGCGGCCGCCGAGCGAACCCGTCACATCAAGCTCGGCACCGGCGTCATCAGCGTGTCCTATCACAATCCGCTGTGGGTGGCTGAACGCATCGTGCTGCTCGACCATCTGACTCAAGGGCGTGCCATGCTCGGTCTCGGTCCGGGCTCGCTGCCGACCGACGGCATTATGATCGGCTTGCAGCAGAGCCAGACCCGCGGCCTGCTGGAAGACGGGATGGGCATCGTCACGAAGCTTCTCACCAGCGACGAGCCGGTCACGTTCAAGAACGATCGCTGGGATTTGCGCGACGCGCGGCTGCATCTGCGTCCCTACTCCAATCCGCTGTTCGACGTGGCGGTCGCGGCGGTCGCCTCTCCGACCGGCGCGAAGCTCGCCGGCCGGCATGGTGCCGGCATGCTCTCGGTCGGGGCCACCACCGCCGCCGGCTTCGACGCGCTGGCGCTGCACTGGGACGTGCTGACGACAGAAGCGAAGGCGCACGGCAAGACCGCGGACCGCAGCAAGTGGCGGCTCGTCGGATTGTGCCATATCGCAGAAACCAAGGAGCAGGCGTATCGCGATGTCGAGTACGGCATCGAGCACTGGTTCCGCTACTTCCAGCAGGTCGCAGCGTTTCCGCAAATGGCTGTGGCCGGCAACTCGGTCAGCGAGATGATCGAGTTCATCAACGGCTCCGGTCTCGGCGCCATCGGCACGGCGGACGCCTGCGCCGCGCAGATCGAGCGGCTGTGGCAGCAGTCGAATGGCGGGTTCGGCGCGTATCTCCTGCTAGCGCACAACTGGGCCAATCCGGCGGCGACACGGCGCTCGTACGAGCTGATCGCGCGCGAGGTGATGCCGCAATTCCAGGGCCACGCCCAAGCAACCCTCGATGCCGCGCGCCGTGCCAAGGATGTGCGCGAGAATCTCGCGGCGGCACAGGCCCAGGCCGTGGAGGACGCGAGAGCGCGCTACGGCGCGGAGGTCGCCAAGCGAGGCGGCTGA
- a CDS encoding NAD(P)/FAD-dependent oxidoreductase: protein MAEKAEVVVLGAGIVGVSTAYAARQCGMSVVLVDRREPGSETSYGNAGIISSGSITPLNNPSLWKALPKYLTNRHAALRWNPIWALQNMGWVARFLADSAASRLRPRAAALHGLIGASAKLHREWIVKAEAGHRIRETGWLRAWRSDAEQSAKQEQAFLAEYGIASELLDRQAISALEPDIVPVYKVGLLHTETASVDSPGAVVKAYARMFARAGGDVRQADIKAIVPDGDRWRVALADSGILARHVVVAMGPWSADILRPLGYRVPLAFERGYHREFKPNPARPLQRPVYDIDGGFIMTPMEQGIRVTSGVELTGRDAPSSFAQLDQVVPLARGVAEFGDAVGDPWRGSRPTLPDGLPMIGAAPRHAGLWLAFGNQHIGFTTGPATGAAIAAMIGGAPPSFDVRPFAPGRYIS from the coding sequence ATGGCGGAAAAAGCTGAAGTCGTGGTGCTCGGTGCGGGCATCGTCGGCGTATCAACAGCCTATGCGGCGCGGCAGTGCGGGATGTCGGTCGTTCTCGTCGACCGGCGCGAGCCCGGCAGCGAGACCTCCTATGGCAATGCGGGCATCATCAGCAGCGGCTCGATAACGCCGCTCAACAATCCGTCGCTGTGGAAGGCGCTGCCGAAATACCTGACCAACCGCCACGCGGCCTTGCGCTGGAATCCGATCTGGGCGCTTCAGAATATGGGATGGGTCGCGCGTTTTCTGGCGGATTCGGCCGCCTCGCGTCTTCGGCCGCGCGCAGCCGCGCTGCATGGGTTGATCGGCGCATCGGCGAAACTGCACCGGGAATGGATCGTGAAGGCGGAAGCGGGGCATCGCATTCGCGAGACCGGCTGGCTCAGGGCGTGGCGGAGCGATGCGGAACAGTCAGCGAAGCAGGAGCAGGCGTTCCTGGCCGAATACGGCATCGCCAGCGAATTGCTCGACCGGCAGGCTATCTCCGCGCTCGAGCCTGATATCGTGCCGGTCTATAAAGTGGGCCTGCTGCACACAGAGACCGCCTCGGTCGACTCGCCGGGCGCGGTGGTCAAGGCCTATGCACGGATGTTCGCTCGTGCCGGCGGCGATGTCAGGCAGGCAGACATCAAGGCGATCGTGCCCGACGGTGATCGCTGGCGTGTGGCGCTGGCCGATAGTGGGATATTGGCGCGCCATGTCGTGGTCGCAATGGGACCGTGGTCCGCGGATATTTTGCGGCCGCTCGGCTATCGCGTTCCGCTCGCCTTTGAGCGTGGCTACCACCGCGAATTCAAGCCGAACCCCGCACGCCCGCTGCAGCGTCCGGTCTATGATATCGACGGCGGTTTCATCATGACCCCGATGGAGCAGGGCATCCGCGTCACCTCGGGCGTCGAACTGACCGGTCGCGATGCGCCTTCCTCGTTCGCCCAGCTCGATCAGGTCGTTCCTCTCGCGCGTGGCGTGGCTGAATTCGGCGACGCTGTCGGCGATCCGTGGCGAGGATCGCGGCCGACATTGCCCGACGGCCTGCCGATGATCGGTGCGGCGCCCCGGCATGCCGGGCTGTGGCTTGCTTTCGGCAACCAGCACATCGGCTTCACGACGGGTCCCGCGACCGGCGCGGCCATTGCCGCCATGATCGGTGGCGCGCCGCCTTCTTTCGACGTTAGGCCGTTTGCGCCGGGGCGCTACATTTCATGA